A genomic stretch from Ammospiza nelsoni isolate bAmmNel1 chromosome 32, bAmmNel1.pri, whole genome shotgun sequence includes:
- the LOC132085754 gene encoding uncharacterized protein LOC132085754: MESTAKVVSQAHERWGIKGELRNSNLAIARLLELGTIKCPVNILYSEAREKCTAASAEDSKSAGSGKNLKAWGKVEEALRKTLEEQETREAARIRLLATPKPAVGAATQTASESDRIEGGNMRGLGAFHPFPSPSPDPPEPPGDPPEPPGDPPTFPRSPPGPSPPAEPSEKAAVSLSVSSPPAAGPAQEAEQRARCFWQGLVEKARNEAGLSDPAGIGKNSPPPCAFKNGAEPHGEGGREEAGDGNAVSPLNNACAGKRGDGAATAVECKTNQSALFKLGPYRARTSPGRRRGDHRGRERHHPQREERGRSRTKRHGAPEVYRQSASGSESSNSCSDSSEEPTKPGWDSETERAELVRFRAKPNKALNNIGRQSRHKLTDWGKIKAACGDRAPAASMHAFPGGVARAWGSQQRAYTPVNPKEAKAISEIGINSAVVPTLEDNLSSNNDLLTFDITQINCMHFHGAGRIVFKQEWQDDRVSPGFRGRAATQRAVPSRHSFPRQHPRDPRG, encoded by the coding sequence ATGGAATCCACAGCGAAGGTCGTAAGTCAGGCTCATGAGCGATGGGGAATTAAAGGTGAGCTCAGGAATTCTAATCTTGCTATTGCAAGGCTCCTAGAGCTGGGGACGATCAAATGTCCGGTAAATATATTATACTCGGAAGCGCGGGAGAAGTGCACTGCCGCCTCAGCAGAGGACTCTAAGTCCGCAGGCAGTGGTAAAAACCTCAAAGCGTGGGGGAAAGTAGAAGAGGCCCTACGCAAGACGTTAGAAGAACAGGAGACGCGGGAAGCCGCGCGTATACGTTTATTAGCTACACCAAAGCCGGCTGTGGGGGCCGCGACGCAGACCGCCTCTGAGAGCGATCGGATTGAAGGCGGGAATATGCGGGGGCTGGGCGCGTTCCACCCCTTCCCGAGCCCGAGCCCAgaccccccagagcccccaggagACCCCCCGGAACCCCCAGGGGACCCCCCGACCTTCCCGCGGAGCCCGCCAGGTCCTAGCCCCCCCGCGGAACCGTCCGAAAAAGCCGCGGTTTCTCTATCCGTCTCTTCCCCGCCGGCCGCCGGTCCGGCGCAAGAAGCAGAGCAGCGCGCGCGATGCTTCTGGCAGGGACTCGTGGAGAAGGCGCGGAACGAGGCCGGATTGTCGGACCCCGCCGGGATCGGTAAAAACTCGCCCCCGCCATGTGCGTTTAAAAATGGCGCCGAACCACATGGCGAGGGCGGAAGGGAGGAGGCGGGGGACGGAAACGCAGTCAGCCCGCTTAACAACGCATGCGCGGGCAAGCGGGGAGACGGGGCGGCCACCGCGGTAGAGTGCAAAACCAATCAGAGCGCTCTATTCAAATTAGGTCCTTatagggcaaggacctcccccgGCAGGAGGCGGGGGGACCACAGGGGGAGGGAGCGACACCACCCCCAAAGGGAGGAGCGAGGTCGAAGCCGCACAAAACGGCACGGAGCGCCGGAAGTGTACCGGCAGTCAGCTTCCGGCTCAGAGTCAAGTAACAGCTGCTCAGACAGCTCGGAAGAGCCGACCAAGCCCGGCTGGGACTCGGAAACCGAGAGAGCAGAATTGGTGCGGTTTCGAGCGAAACCGAATAAAGCTTTAAACAATATCGGGAGGCAATCGCGACACAAACTCACcgattggggaaaaataaaagcagcctgtggggacCGGGCACCGGCAGCCTCCATGCACGCTTTCCCGGGGGGGGTTGCCAGAGCGTGGGGGAGCCAACAAAGGGCATATACCCCAGTTAACCCAAAAGAAGCCAAAGCGATTTCAGAAATAGGGATCAACTCAGCTGTAGTACCCACTCTCGAGGACAACCTTTCTAGCAATAACGATCTGCTCACTTTTGATATTACGCAAATAAACTGCATGCATTTTCATGGGGCGGGGCGGATTGTATTtaagcaggaatggcaggacGACCGCGTTAGCCCAGGCTTCCGGGGAAGGGCAGCAACTCAGCGAGCTGTCCCCAGCCGGCACAGCTTTCCCAGGCAGCACCCCAGAGACCCGCGcgggtga